In bacterium, one genomic interval encodes:
- the nusB gene encoding transcription antitermination factor NusB — protein sequence MGEESGSRRKGRAAALSMLYQQDVAGGGAEVNMAAFFDNLADEALDPRARRFAEHLFRGATRRMEELDGLIRAGVDNWRVERMAVVDRNVIRLALFELLDDPSTPAAVILDEAIELAKAFGGQESGAFVNGVADGIRRRLDRGELTRG from the coding sequence GTGGGCGAAGAGAGCGGATCGCGGCGCAAGGGACGCGCGGCGGCGTTGTCGATGCTTTACCAGCAGGACGTCGCCGGCGGCGGCGCCGAAGTCAACATGGCCGCGTTCTTCGACAACCTCGCCGACGAGGCGCTCGACCCGCGCGCGCGCCGCTTCGCGGAGCACCTCTTCCGCGGCGCGACGCGGCGGATGGAGGAGCTCGACGGGCTGATCCGCGCCGGGGTGGACAACTGGCGGGTGGAGCGGATGGCGGTCGTGGACCGCAACGTGATCCGGCTCGCGCTGTTCGAGCTGCTCGACGATCCGAGCACCCCCGCGGCGGTGATCCTGGACGAGGCGATCGAGCTGGCGAAGGCGTTCGGCGGCCAGGAATCGGGCGCTTTCGTCAACGGCGTGGCCGACGGCATCCGCCGGCGGCTCGATCGCGGCGAACTGACGCGGGGCTGA
- the ribH gene encoding 6,7-dimethyl-8-ribityllumazine synthase, which produces MLELAGDLDARELSFGIVLSRFNNRVTDVLLSGALDALARHGANEERIILVRVPGAFEIPQGVRMMAQGACGRANAPIRPDAIIALGALVRGETPHFDHLSAVVTRDLAQIAAETGVPVADGVLTCDTLEQAMERAGGKGGNKGFSCAMTAIEMANLRGLLAGGR; this is translated from the coding sequence ATGCTGGAACTGGCCGGAGACCTCGATGCGCGCGAACTGAGCTTCGGGATCGTGCTCTCGCGCTTCAACAACCGCGTCACCGACGTGCTCCTCTCCGGCGCCTTGGACGCGCTGGCGCGGCACGGGGCCAACGAGGAGCGGATCATCCTCGTCCGAGTGCCGGGCGCCTTCGAGATCCCGCAGGGGGTGCGGATGATGGCCCAGGGCGCCTGCGGCCGCGCGAACGCGCCGATCCGGCCGGACGCGATCATCGCCCTCGGCGCCTTGGTGCGCGGCGAGACGCCGCACTTCGACCACCTTTCGGCCGTCGTGACGCGCGACCTCGCGCAGATCGCCGCCGAAACCGGCGTGCCGGTCGCCGACGGCGTCCTGACCTGCGACACGCTGGAGCAGGCGATGGAGCGCGCCGGCGGCAAGGGCGGGAACAAGGGGTTCTCCTGCGCGATGACGGCGATCGAAATGGCCAACCTCCGCGGCCTGCTCGCCGGGGGGCGCTGA